CCCTGCTTGATAGCGGTTATATATACCGTCAGTTAGCCGATACACTTCTAAGCCCTCATGTTGATCGCGGTTCTGAAACTCAGGGTTATAGACAATGTAATAAAGCACACCTAGCTTGATGTACTTTTGCATTTTGAGATCATATTCGCCGTTGTAAGCATGGGAGATATGCTCGATCGCCAGGACTGGAGCAGTATAGTTTTCTTCCCAGAGCACATAGCTTTTACGACCAAATTCGCCTTTATGCCTGGTTACACCTAAACTGAGAAAGCAATCGGGCACAATTGGAATTCTGGGATTATCAACGTCGTAGTAAATACCCATATTTGCACCCAGAAACCAGTCCTGGCGGTCTGACCAGGTATGGGATAAAATGCCCCATAGCAAACTGGCAAATAGATATTGAATCTCATTATCCACAGGCGTATCGTCAGAGTCGGGTAATTCATCTGAACTGGGCAGACGCAGCAGCGCATTGTACTCTACCATGACGATCCTCCTGGCAATGAGGTTTAACGGTGAATGTAGTTTGATTCTATCTTACAAACTTAAACCCATCAGTAGTATCGATAAAATGATCCTAATCAGTTGTTTCCGGAGGCTGGCTGGGAATCACGATCGTAAATTTAGTTCCTTGACCTTCACTAGAATCGTATTGAATCGTACCCTGGTGCTTTTCGACAATAATTTGATAGCTGATCGACAAGCCTAAGCCAGTTCCTTGTCCTAGCGGTTTGGTAGTATAAAACGGGTCAAACATGCGATCGCGGACTACGGGGGGTATGCCTGGCCCATTATCCCCAATCACAATCATCACCGTATTATCTTGCGGTTGAAATTGAGTTTCAATCGTAATAACACATTGGGCATGCTCACCCTGCCTAGAATCGGCCTGTGCCTCAATTGCATCGATCGCATTACTCAGCAGGTTCATAAATACCTGATTGAGTTGTCCAGGATAACAATCGATCGGCGGTAAATCACCATAGTTTTTAACTACTTCGATCGCTGCATAGGATGGTCTGGCCTTGAGCCGATTTGCCAATAACATTAGCGTACTATTTAGTCCTTCATGCACATCAACTTGCTTCATTACGGCTTCATCAAGGCGGGAAAAATTGCGCAGTGATAATACAATTTCCCGAATTCGCGCTGCCCCTATTTTCATTGAATCAAAGGTTTTAGGGAAGTCAGTTAATAAAAACTCAAGATCGATCGCCTCGATCTCTTCGAGGATCTCATCAGTGGGGTTAGGAAAATCGCGTTGGTAGAGCAAAAGCAAATGCATTAAATCCTCTGCATATTGATTCGCATGGTCAAGATTGCCATAGATAAAATTCACTGGATTGTTAATCTCATGGGCGATCCCCGCCACCAGTTGCCCCAAACTAGACATCTTTTCCGTTTGCACTAACTGGGTTTGAGTTTGCTTAAGCTCTGACAGAGTCTGGGTCAGTTGTTCGGCCTTTAGCCGTGATTGTTCTTCTAAGCGTCGCAATTCCACTTCTACTTGCTCACGTTCTTTAATTTCTTGTAAAAGTTCCTTTGTTC
The sequence above is a segment of the Pseudanabaena sp. PCC 7367 genome. Coding sequences within it:
- a CDS encoding Uma2 family endonuclease, with the protein product MVEYNALLRLPSSDELPDSDDTPVDNEIQYLFASLLWGILSHTWSDRQDWFLGANMGIYYDVDNPRIPIVPDCFLSLGVTRHKGEFGRKSYVLWEENYTAPVLAIEHISHAYNGEYDLKMQKYIKLGVLYYIVYNPEFQNRDQHEGLEVYRLTDGIYNRYQAGQEPVWMPEVGLGIGRDIGIFNGWEREWLFWYDQDGNRYPSPVEVIQQQETQNAKLLKKLQELGIDPDTL